Proteins encoded by one window of Vampirovibrionales bacterium:
- a CDS encoding 3'-5' exonuclease, protein MQQSLFGSLVVAEREAAPAKAVEAATPLTEALFTVIDLETTGLNPRKNAITEITAIQFVNGEEAAKFTTLVKPTEEIPDEVQALTGINPAMTLDAPAPVQALSELCRFVGEAPVIVGHNVAFDIGFLREKLDQTGLGAFISRFEVTRAVCTKVLAQKAMPGLPSYAGVSVATQCGVYNPNPHRAEYDVRMSAGILFALMSQLRERDNLRTVADLLTYQGPIAS, encoded by the coding sequence ATGCAGCAGTCTCTTTTTGGCAGTCTGGTCGTCGCCGAGCGCGAAGCCGCGCCCGCCAAGGCCGTTGAAGCCGCCACGCCTCTGACCGAGGCCCTGTTCACCGTAATTGATCTCGAAACCACAGGCCTGAATCCGCGCAAGAACGCCATTACCGAGATCACCGCCATCCAGTTCGTCAACGGCGAAGAGGCGGCCAAATTCACGACGCTGGTCAAGCCCACCGAAGAGATTCCCGACGAGGTGCAGGCGCTCACCGGCATTAATCCTGCCATGACCCTCGACGCGCCGGCGCCTGTTCAGGCCCTGAGCGAGCTCTGCCGCTTTGTCGGCGAGGCTCCGGTCATCGTGGGGCATAACGTCGCCTTTGATATCGGCTTTTTACGCGAGAAGCTGGATCAAACCGGCCTGGGCGCGTTCATTTCGCGTTTTGAGGTCACCCGCGCCGTCTGCACCAAAGTGCTGGCGCAGAAAGCCATGCCCGGACTTCCCAGTTATGCGGGCGTCTCGGTCGCCACCCAATGCGGCGTTTACAATCCCAACCCGCACCGCGCCGAATACGACGTGCGCATGAGCGCTGGCATTCTCTTTGCGCTGATGTCGCAACTGCGCGAGCGCGACAATCTGCGCACCGTCGCGGATCTGCTGACGTATCAGGGCCCCATCGCGTCTTAA
- the frr gene encoding ribosome recycling factor codes for MVATVDELFSQAESKMKKAIGAVQNELGTVRTGRANPLILDRVLVDYYGTPTPIRQMANVSVQGGQTLVIQPYDKSGLAEIEKAIAKSELGLPANNDGAVIRINIPPLTEDRRKDLAKSVRKMGEDGKIAVRNVRRDASNDLDRLNKELNLPEDEFKTRQDRLQKLTDRYNAQIDTLIAEKEKEVLEI; via the coding sequence ATGGTCGCTACAGTCGATGAACTCTTTAGTCAGGCCGAATCCAAGATGAAGAAGGCCATCGGGGCTGTTCAGAACGAATTGGGCACGGTGCGCACCGGTCGCGCCAATCCGTTGATTCTGGACCGCGTGCTGGTCGATTATTACGGGACGCCGACGCCGATTCGCCAGATGGCCAACGTGTCGGTGCAGGGCGGTCAGACGCTGGTGATTCAGCCGTACGATAAATCGGGGCTGGCGGAGATTGAAAAAGCCATCGCGAAATCCGAATTGGGCTTGCCCGCCAATAACGACGGCGCAGTGATACGCATTAACATCCCGCCGCTGACCGAAGACCGGCGCAAGGATCTCGCGAAATCGGTTCGCAAGATGGGTGAAGACGGCAAAATTGCCGTTCGCAACGTGCGGCGCGACGCGTCCAACGATCTGGATCGCCTCAATAAAGAACTGAATCTGCCGGAAGACGAGTTTAAGACCCGTCAGGACCGCCTGCAAAAGCTCACGGACCGTTATAACGCGCAAATCGATACCCTGATCGCCGAAAAAGAAAAAGAAGTGCTGGAAATCTAG
- a CDS encoding phosphatidate cytidylyltransferase, producing the protein MSSITDLSTPEEPVSQADDAPSPPRKAKTQRVGIGFALAGALTAVIFAGGWWWTGAALFALFQGFRELTVIYRAKGVSPSQAIVLAVGVALILLAHFGKTGYILPIVTLGIISGFIRLLFRQPRASINDIGATFLAIFYVGFLPMHFILLRNLVAQPDLAPWLQPGAFYVFFTSLVIAMSDVGAYYAGRLFGRRLLYPAISPKKTREGAVGGLIIGLAFGLGFAGLPHFNWIHAVILSLLLIVVAQLGDLAESLMKRDAGVKDSGGLFLGHGGLLDRLDSFLFCGVTAYYYIHWVILRQGVASEFLHWLPR; encoded by the coding sequence GTGAGCTCTATCACCGACCTGTCGACGCCAGAAGAGCCGGTTTCGCAAGCCGACGACGCGCCCAGTCCGCCGCGAAAGGCCAAGACGCAGCGCGTGGGCATCGGCTTTGCGCTGGCCGGCGCGCTGACGGCTGTCATTTTCGCCGGGGGCTGGTGGTGGACGGGCGCGGCGCTGTTTGCGCTGTTTCAGGGGTTTCGCGAACTGACGGTCATTTACCGCGCCAAGGGCGTTTCGCCGTCTCAGGCCATTGTGCTGGCTGTCGGCGTGGCGCTGATTCTACTGGCGCACTTTGGCAAAACCGGGTATATTCTGCCGATCGTGACGTTGGGTATTATCAGCGGGTTTATTCGTCTGCTGTTTCGTCAGCCGCGCGCCTCGATTAACGATATCGGCGCGACGTTTCTGGCGATCTTTTATGTCGGCTTCCTGCCGATGCATTTTATCCTGTTGCGCAATCTGGTCGCGCAGCCGGATTTGGCCCCGTGGCTGCAACCGGGCGCGTTCTATGTGTTTTTCACCTCGCTGGTGATTGCGATGTCTGATGTGGGGGCGTATTACGCCGGGCGGCTATTTGGGCGTCGCCTGCTGTATCCGGCCATCAGCCCCAAGAAGACGCGCGAGGGCGCGGTCGGCGGGCTGATCATCGGTCTTGCCTTCGGGCTGGGGTTTGCCGGGCTGCCGCATTTCAACTGGATTCACGCCGTGATTCTCAGCCTGTTGCTGATTGTCGTCGCGCAACTGGGCGATCTCGCCGAATCGCTCATGAAGCGCGATGCGGGCGTCAAGGATTCCGGCGGTCTGTTTCTGGGCCATGGCGGCCTGCTCGATCGCCTCGACAGCTTCCTGTTTTGCGGCGTGACGGCCTACTATTACATCCACTGGGTGATTCTGCGCCAAGGGGTGGCCAGCGAATTCCTGCACTGGCTGCCGCGCTAG
- a CDS encoding 1-acyl-sn-glycerol-3-phosphate acyltransferase, with amino-acid sequence MTEPQNLNRFAQRKLSDYNTFRWWFYRLSWSGLWILFRLRYDLVIVGREHIPRDTSRFIVAANHVSNFDPVCVGLAIDRYNTAFLAKRELFVHPVMGWIMDHLGTIAVNRDKVEIATVRAAKLALEAKGWCMGLFPEGTRVKDGKVSDPKKGAAFIARATQAPILPAAVTHTQRGRGKRLLVTLGAPIPYEGQDVDTLTEILMHRIEALKAQGEQCAADRAS; translated from the coding sequence ATGACGGAACCCCAAAACCTCAACCGCTTCGCTCAGCGCAAGCTGTCAGATTACAACACCTTTCGCTGGTGGTTTTACCGCCTGTCCTGGAGCGGCCTGTGGATCCTGTTTCGGCTGCGCTATGATCTCGTCATCGTCGGTCGCGAGCATATTCCGCGCGACACCAGCCGATTTATTGTCGCCGCCAATCACGTGTCCAATTTTGATCCGGTTTGCGTGGGGCTGGCCATTGATCGCTATAACACCGCGTTTCTAGCCAAGCGCGAGCTGTTCGTGCATCCGGTCATGGGCTGGATTATGGATCATCTGGGCACGATCGCCGTCAACCGCGACAAGGTAGAAATCGCCACCGTCCGCGCGGCCAAGCTGGCGCTGGAGGCCAAGGGCTGGTGTATGGGGCTGTTTCCAGAAGGCACCCGGGTGAAGGACGGCAAGGTCAGCGATCCTAAAAAGGGCGCGGCCTTTATCGCGCGGGCCACGCAGGCCCCTATTCTGCCTGCGGCCGTAACGCACACCCAGCGCGGTCGCGGCAAGCGCTTGCTGGTGACGTTGGGCGCGCCGATTCCTTACGAGGGTCAAGACGTCGACACGCTGACCGAGATTCTCATGCATCGCATCGAGGCGCTCAAAGCCCAAGGCGAGCAATGCGCCGCCGATCGCGCCTCTTAA
- the aroA gene encoding 3-phosphoshikimate 1-carboxyvinyltransferase translates to MGLRGELRLPGDKSIGHRALLLSALSPGESHIAHLPPNDDVRATRQCLTALGTRFEPLGDDAWRVIAPARWTQPDGAAATLDCLNSGTSMRLLSGLLSAHALRVTLTGDEGLRRRPMARVITPLRQMGADIAGAADNTRAPLTIAPAPNGLRGIDYAMPTASAQVKSALLLAGLFAEGDTRVREPYPTRDHTERMLRFLGARVSHAPSDGAVCVSGDPERRFSPVNWTVPGDASSAAFFVVAALLSDGSRIRLRDVGLNPGRIGLFEALDRVGAGLEFDNRRDVCGEPVGDILIETRALKGDLTLEAQDVPSMIDELPILAVAGLYLDGTLTVRGAEELRHKESDRIAAMADEFAKLGVSMDVFDDGFRLVGDPQRRLPSPREPLSAHGDHRVAMALRALNRIASPDARWPMTGAEWASVSFPGFQEALDALG, encoded by the coding sequence ATGGGACTGCGCGGCGAGTTGCGCCTGCCCGGCGATAAATCCATCGGCCATCGCGCGTTGTTATTGTCGGCCCTGTCGCCCGGCGAAAGCCATATCGCGCATCTGCCGCCCAACGACGACGTGCGCGCCACGCGCCAATGCCTCACGGCGCTGGGGACCCGCTTTGAACCGCTGGGCGACGACGCCTGGCGCGTGATCGCCCCTGCGCGCTGGACCCAGCCCGACGGTGCCGCCGCCACGCTGGATTGCCTGAATTCCGGCACGTCGATGCGTCTGCTGTCGGGCCTGCTCAGCGCCCACGCCTTGCGCGTGACGCTCACTGGCGACGAAGGCCTGCGCCGCCGACCGATGGCCCGCGTCATCACGCCCTTACGCCAGATGGGCGCAGATATTGCCGGTGCGGCAGACAACACGCGCGCGCCTCTGACCATCGCGCCCGCCCCGAACGGCTTGCGCGGCATCGACTACGCCATGCCCACGGCCTCGGCCCAAGTGAAATCTGCGCTGCTGCTGGCCGGACTCTTCGCAGAGGGCGACACCCGCGTGCGCGAGCCCTACCCCACGCGCGACCACACCGAGCGGATGCTACGTTTCCTCGGCGCGCGCGTCTCTCACGCGCCGTCAGATGGCGCCGTCTGCGTCTCGGGCGACCCCGAACGCCGTTTTTCGCCCGTGAATTGGACGGTTCCCGGCGATGCGTCGTCGGCGGCGTTCTTCGTCGTTGCAGCGCTGCTGAGCGACGGCTCGCGCATCCGACTGCGCGATGTCGGGCTGAATCCCGGTCGAATCGGGCTATTTGAGGCGCTGGATCGCGTTGGCGCAGGGCTTGAATTTGACAATCGGCGCGACGTCTGCGGCGAACCGGTCGGCGATATTCTGATTGAAACACGCGCTCTCAAAGGCGATCTCACCCTCGAAGCCCAGGACGTGCCGTCTATGATTGACGAGTTGCCGATTCTCGCAGTCGCCGGGCTCTATCTTGACGGCACGCTGACCGTGCGCGGCGCCGAAGAGCTGCGGCATAAGGAATCTGACCGCATCGCCGCCATGGCCGACGAATTCGCCAAGCTGGGCGTGTCGATGGACGTCTTCGACGATGGCTTTCGTCTGGTCGGCGACCCGCAACGGCGTCTGCCTTCTCCGCGCGAGCCGCTGTCGGCGCACGGCGATCACCGCGTGGCGATGGCCCTGCGCGCGCTCAACCGCATCGCCTCGCCGGATGCGCGCTGGCCGATGACAGGCGCCGAATGGGCGAGCGTCTCGTTTCCGGGATTTCAGGAGGCGCTCGACGCGCTGGGCTAA
- a CDS encoding flagellar motor protein — MDISSVLGLILGLLAVFGGALLEGLGLDAILQETAFIIVMGGTVGAILLSHPQNELMDCVKSLPGVFLPPKEKPREIIELLVGLALKARKEGILALQNDIKNIPNDFLRKGLELMTDGTDPSLLRELLETELGMFEEEIGHSAKVLESGGGFAPTVGILGAVLGLIKVMQNLADPSKLGSGIAVAFVATVYGVGAANLLFLPIANKIKFKGKAAVVCREMMIEGILSIQAGESPNFIREKLKVFLPAGEAKKMTAQEPK; from the coding sequence GTGGATATTTCATCAGTCCTTGGCTTGATTTTAGGTCTGTTGGCCGTGTTTGGCGGCGCATTGCTCGAAGGCCTCGGGCTGGACGCGATTCTGCAAGAGACCGCGTTTATCATCGTAATGGGCGGGACGGTGGGCGCCATTCTGCTCAGCCACCCGCAGAACGAGCTGATGGATTGCGTCAAGAGCTTGCCGGGCGTGTTTCTGCCGCCCAAGGAAAAGCCGCGCGAAATTATCGAGCTGCTGGTCGGGCTGGCGCTCAAAGCCCGCAAAGAAGGCATTCTGGCCCTTCAGAACGACATCAAGAACATCCCCAACGATTTTTTGCGCAAGGGGCTGGAGTTGATGACCGACGGCACGGACCCCTCGCTGCTGCGCGAATTGCTCGAAACCGAGCTGGGCATGTTTGAAGAAGAAATCGGCCACAGCGCCAAAGTGCTGGAATCCGGCGGCGGCTTTGCGCCGACAGTCGGTATTCTGGGTGCGGTGTTGGGCTTAATCAAGGTGATGCAGAACCTGGCCGATCCCTCCAAGCTGGGATCGGGTATCGCAGTGGCATTTGTCGCGACCGTGTACGGCGTGGGCGCTGCCAACCTGCTGTTTTTGCCCATTGCCAACAAAATCAAGTTCAAGGGAAAGGCCGCCGTCGTCTGCCGCGAAATGATGATCGAGGGCATTCTGTCGATTCAGGCGGGCGAAAGTCCCAATTTTATCCGTGAGAAGCTCAAGGTCTTTTTGCCAGCCGGCGAGGCGAAGAAAATGACCGCGCAGGAACCCAAATAA